The Pseudanabaena galeata CCNP1313 genome includes a region encoding these proteins:
- the ftsZ gene encoding cell division protein FtsZ: MTSQNDWSDLDSNGSENGEVDVQMDELSEFSNNSRLHLSHSHNRMKQQLGVDTKADNIMLGSVAKIKVIGVGGGGGNAVNRMIASDVVGVEFWSFNTDAQALLQSSASKRFQMGQKLTRGLGAGGNPAIGQKAAEESRDDIAAAVEGADLVFITAGMGGGTGTGAAPIIAEVAKEAGALTVGIVTRPFTFEGRRRGQQAEEGIAGLQSRVDTLIVIPNDKLLSVISEQTPVQEAFRVADDILRQGVQGISDIIMIPGLVNVDFADIRAVMADAGSAMMGIGIGSGKSRAREAAMTAISSPLLETSVEGASGVVFNITGGEDMTLHEVNAAAETIYEVVDQNANIIFGAVIDPKLDGEIRITVIATGFAPKTHPAIPPQISKKIQPLPPNPTARASTSSMPTTSQSEIKLSKPGLDIPDFLQRRRPPK; the protein is encoded by the coding sequence ATGACATCTCAAAATGACTGGTCAGATTTGGACTCAAATGGTTCAGAAAACGGAGAAGTAGACGTGCAAATGGATGAACTTTCTGAGTTTTCAAATAACTCTAGACTACACCTAAGTCACTCTCACAATCGGATGAAGCAGCAGTTAGGCGTTGATACAAAAGCGGATAATATCATGTTGGGCAGTGTTGCAAAAATTAAGGTAATTGGTGTTGGTGGTGGCGGCGGCAACGCTGTAAATCGCATGATCGCGAGTGATGTGGTCGGTGTTGAGTTCTGGTCGTTTAATACCGATGCTCAAGCCCTACTTCAATCATCTGCTTCTAAACGCTTTCAGATGGGTCAAAAACTGACCAGAGGTCTAGGTGCTGGTGGCAACCCTGCGATCGGGCAGAAAGCCGCCGAGGAGTCGCGTGATGATATCGCTGCTGCCGTAGAAGGAGCCGACTTAGTATTTATTACCGCAGGTATGGGTGGTGGCACTGGCACAGGAGCTGCCCCCATCATCGCTGAAGTCGCCAAAGAAGCAGGTGCATTGACAGTTGGTATAGTCACACGTCCATTTACCTTTGAAGGGAGACGGCGTGGACAGCAAGCCGAAGAGGGTATTGCTGGTTTACAGAGTCGCGTTGACACCTTAATTGTGATCCCCAACGACAAGTTACTGTCCGTAATTTCTGAGCAGACCCCAGTCCAAGAAGCTTTCAGAGTAGCGGATGACATCCTGCGTCAGGGTGTACAGGGGATATCAGACATCATCATGATCCCTGGTCTAGTCAACGTTGACTTTGCTGATATTCGTGCCGTTATGGCAGATGCAGGTTCAGCAATGATGGGTATTGGCATTGGTTCAGGCAAATCCAGAGCTAGAGAAGCTGCCATGACCGCGATTTCTTCACCTCTACTAGAAACTTCTGTGGAAGGAGCAAGTGGGGTTGTCTTTAACATCACAGGTGGTGAAGACATGACTCTCCATGAGGTAAATGCAGCAGCCGAGACTATCTATGAGGTAGTGGATCAAAATGCCAATATTATTTTTGGGGCAGTAATTGATCCCAAGTTAGATGGAGAGATTCGGATTACAGTGATTGCTACAGGATTTGCTCCTAAAACGCATCCAGCGATCCCACCCCAAATTTCCAAAAAAATTCAGCCTCTACCACCAAACCCAACAGCTAGAGCTTCAACTTCTTCAATGCCCACTACATCACAGTCTGAGATTAAACTTAGTAAGCCAGGACTAGATATTCCAGACTTTTTACAGCGCCGCCGTCCACCAAAATAA
- a CDS encoding cell division protein FtsQ/DivIB translates to MTVEFPISDGEADYVARRKQLRKQRRLRIFQRIWQLTFITGLTGAMLWIAMLPEWQLRSANQIEIEGNSLLSKETIKRSLAIQYPQSIFQIQPQAIATQLETNAPVSKVLVSRTIFPSKLTIQVQERLPIANSTRKGQQGFLDAEGIWVSTKAYPSNITKPNLVILEPNNRSISQWSTLYRQISQSQVKISQVDARDESNLILTTELGLVYFGTYNPSLFTTQLETLDRIRTLPEKLKSKSYRHIDISQPSNPILEMNMPTKDKSSETKS, encoded by the coding sequence ATGACGGTTGAATTCCCTATCTCCGATGGAGAGGCAGACTATGTGGCCCGCCGCAAACAACTGCGAAAACAACGCCGCCTTCGCATCTTTCAACGTATTTGGCAGTTAACATTCATTACGGGGCTTACGGGCGCAATGCTATGGATTGCCATGCTCCCAGAGTGGCAATTACGCAGTGCGAATCAAATTGAAATAGAGGGAAATAGTCTCCTTTCTAAGGAGACTATCAAGAGATCTTTGGCAATTCAATATCCCCAGTCGATTTTTCAAATTCAACCCCAAGCGATCGCCACCCAATTAGAAACTAATGCCCCAGTTTCTAAGGTTTTAGTATCGCGCACAATTTTTCCGTCCAAGTTAACTATTCAAGTCCAAGAAAGATTGCCGATCGCGAACTCTACACGCAAGGGTCAGCAAGGTTTCCTAGATGCCGAAGGTATATGGGTTTCTACAAAAGCTTATCCATCGAATATTACGAAACCCAATCTCGTGATCCTAGAACCAAATAATCGCTCGATCAGTCAATGGTCAACCCTATATCGCCAAATTAGTCAGAGTCAGGTCAAAATTTCCCAAGTTGATGCCCGCGATGAATCAAATCTAATTTTGACTACAGAGCTAGGTCTGGTATATTTTGGCACATACAACCCATCACTCTTTACAACACAGTTAGAGACACTTGATCGGATCAGGACATTACCCGAAAAGCTGAAGTCAAAAAGTTATAGACATATTGATATCAGCCAACCTAGTAATCCAATTTTAGAAATGAACATGCCAACAAAAGATAAATCTTCTGAAACAAAATCCTAA
- the htpG gene encoding molecular chaperone HtpG translates to MQEQGTISIHTENIFPIIKKALYSERDIFLRELISNAVDAISKLKMVSYAGETNHSAESEIVVTIDKEKKTLAIADTGIGMTADEVKKYINQVAFSSAQEFATKYASSGTGDQQIIGNFGLGFYSSFMVASNVEIDTRSYKEGAEAVHWSCDGSTTFTLDDSDRAGIGTTITLTLQEDAEEYLEEASIKRMIRNYCDFMPVPIKLNDEVINKQTALWDKSPKSVTNEEYLEFYRYLYPYQDDPLFWIHLNTDYPFVIKGILYFPKMKADIDPNRGQIKLFCNHVFVSDNCDDVIPKFLMPLRGAIDSTDIPLNVSRSFLQGDPKVRKIQDFIAKKVGDRLTALYSDSREEFLKCWQDISIFMKFGSMNSDKFYQQVKEILVYATTSEDEAVKSESGNYTTLQAYLERNKAEHENQVFYTSDPIAQGTYVELHKNQGLEVLTFDAFIDSHFINFLEREFKDIKFARVDAEIDDRLVDKESKTEIVDPKTNKTKSDHLQDIFRDALNKPKLVIRTEAIKAEDVASAPPAIILLPESARRMQEMMALMQQGTVSFPEDHVLLVNTAHPLMQKLIELDSSQVLVDGKSESADLANLICTHVYDLALMAQKSFDADSMKGFLQRSNQLLTKLTSKI, encoded by the coding sequence ATGCAAGAGCAGGGAACGATCAGCATTCATACCGAGAATATCTTTCCCATTATCAAGAAGGCTTTATATTCAGAGCGAGATATCTTCTTGCGGGAATTGATCTCTAATGCCGTAGATGCCATTAGCAAACTCAAGATGGTGTCTTACGCTGGCGAGACTAATCACTCCGCCGAGTCCGAAATTGTGGTCACAATTGATAAAGAAAAAAAGACGCTTGCGATCGCTGATACTGGCATCGGCATGACTGCGGATGAAGTAAAGAAATATATTAACCAAGTTGCTTTTTCTAGCGCTCAAGAATTTGCCACTAAGTACGCTAGCAGTGGTACGGGTGATCAACAAATCATCGGTAACTTTGGTTTAGGTTTTTATTCGTCATTCATGGTGGCGAGCAATGTTGAAATTGATACAAGATCCTATAAAGAGGGTGCTGAAGCAGTCCATTGGTCTTGTGATGGCTCGACCACATTTACACTTGATGACAGCGATCGCGCAGGTATAGGTACAACGATCACCTTGACCTTGCAAGAAGATGCTGAGGAGTATCTAGAAGAGGCCTCGATCAAGCGGATGATTCGCAACTATTGCGACTTTATGCCCGTGCCGATCAAGCTAAATGATGAAGTCATCAACAAGCAAACCGCACTTTGGGACAAGTCTCCTAAATCAGTTACTAATGAAGAATATTTAGAGTTCTACCGTTATCTCTATCCTTACCAAGATGATCCTCTGTTTTGGATTCATCTAAATACAGATTATCCATTTGTGATTAAGGGAATTCTGTATTTCCCCAAAATGAAGGCGGATATTGATCCCAATCGTGGACAAATCAAGTTGTTCTGCAATCACGTTTTTGTCAGCGACAATTGCGATGATGTGATTCCTAAGTTCTTGATGCCTTTGCGCGGGGCGATCGATAGTACTGACATTCCTCTGAACGTATCACGCAGCTTTTTACAAGGTGATCCAAAGGTTCGCAAGATCCAAGACTTTATTGCCAAGAAAGTAGGCGATCGCCTAACTGCTCTTTACAGTGACTCCCGTGAAGAATTTCTAAAGTGTTGGCAAGATATCAGCATCTTCATGAAGTTTGGCTCAATGAATAGCGATAAGTTCTATCAGCAAGTTAAGGAAATCCTAGTGTATGCCACCACTAGTGAAGATGAAGCAGTCAAGAGCGAAAGCGGTAACTACACAACCTTGCAAGCTTATCTAGAGCGTAACAAGGCAGAACACGAAAACCAAGTTTTCTACACTTCTGATCCGATCGCCCAAGGTACTTATGTGGAATTGCATAAAAACCAAGGACTAGAAGTGCTGACTTTTGATGCATTTATTGATAGCCACTTCATTAATTTCCTTGAGCGCGAATTTAAAGATATTAAATTTGCCCGTGTGGATGCCGAAATTGACGATCGCCTCGTTGACAAGGAATCGAAAACCGAAATTGTCGATCCGAAAACCAATAAAACCAAGAGCGATCATCTCCAAGATATCTTCCGTGATGCATTGAATAAACCTAAATTGGTAATTCGCACTGAAGCTATCAAAGCGGAAGATGTGGCTTCTGCCCCACCTGCAATCATTCTGCTGCCAGAATCTGCGCGACGGATGCAGGAGATGATGGCGTTGATGCAACAAGGTACGGTGAGCTTCCCTGAAGATCATGTGTTGCTGGTAAATACGGCGCATCCGCTTATGCAGAAGTTGATTGAGCTTGATAGTAGTCAAGTTTTAGTTGATGGTAAGTCAGAATCTGCGGATCTTGCTAACTTGATTTGTACCCATGTTTACGACTTGGCTCTGATGGCTCAAAAGAGCTTTGATGCTGACAGCATGAAGGGTTTCTTACAGAGATCTAATCAGTTGCTTACTAAGTTGACTAGCAAAATCTAA